A genomic window from Heptranchias perlo isolate sHepPer1 chromosome 20, sHepPer1.hap1, whole genome shotgun sequence includes:
- the ankrd39 gene encoding ankyrin repeat domain-containing protein 39 isoform X1 produces MLEILSSMVILVHGIPAINSDTGIMASVNHGLDCSCCSHGSSVPRSVHQTLEEMDFDRGIWSAASNGDFSRVQSFLEKGTDPNLPDLSGYTALHYASRRGDYEVCEYLLKNGANSNPQTKGGATPLHRAAYCGHLPVVKLLLSYGATPAITDDDGATPLHKAAEMGHQDVCDVLLQQNPALRIVKDRRFRAPHDLVTDHPTLKQHLQSEMPT; encoded by the exons CATGGTTATACTGGTGCATGGGATACCTGCTATCAACAGCGACACCGGAATCATGGCCTCAGTTAACCATGGTTTGGATTGTAGCTGCTGTTCTCACGGTTCCTCAGTGCCGAGAAGTGTCCATCAGACACTGGAAGAAATGGACTTTGACAGAG GCATTTGGTCAGCTGCCAGTAACGGTGACTTCAGCAGGGTGCAGAGTTTTCTGGAAAAGGGAACCGACCCTAATTTGCCTGATCTGTCGGGCTACACTGCGTTG CACTACGCCAGTCGCCGTGGGGATTACGAGGTCTGTGAGTATTTACTGAAGAACGGTGCAAACAGCAACCCTCAGACTAAAGGAGGAGCAACCCCGCTGCACAGGGCTGCCTACTGCGGCCACCTCCCCGTGGTCAAGCTGTTACTGTCCTATGGAGCCACCCCTGCGATCACAGACGACGATGGCGCGACCCCCTTACACAAG GCTGCGGAAATGGGTCACCAGGACGTGTGTGATGTTTTGCTTCAGCAGAATCCAGCCTTGAGGATTGTAAAAGACAGACGATTCAGAGCACCTCACGATCTGGTGACGGACCATCCAACTTTAAAGCAGCACCTGCAGTCCGAGATGCCAACGTGA
- the ankrd39 gene encoding ankyrin repeat domain-containing protein 39 isoform X2, with protein sequence MVILVHGIPAINSDTGIMASVNHGLDCSCCSHGSSVPRSVHQTLEEMDFDRGIWSAASNGDFSRVQSFLEKGTDPNLPDLSGYTALHYASRRGDYEVCEYLLKNGANSNPQTKGGATPLHRAAYCGHLPVVKLLLSYGATPAITDDDGATPLHKAAEMGHQDVCDVLLQQNPALRIVKDRRFRAPHDLVTDHPTLKQHLQSEMPT encoded by the exons ATGGTTATACTGGTGCATGGGATACCTGCTATCAACAGCGACACCGGAATCATGGCCTCAGTTAACCATGGTTTGGATTGTAGCTGCTGTTCTCACGGTTCCTCAGTGCCGAGAAGTGTCCATCAGACACTGGAAGAAATGGACTTTGACAGAG GCATTTGGTCAGCTGCCAGTAACGGTGACTTCAGCAGGGTGCAGAGTTTTCTGGAAAAGGGAACCGACCCTAATTTGCCTGATCTGTCGGGCTACACTGCGTTG CACTACGCCAGTCGCCGTGGGGATTACGAGGTCTGTGAGTATTTACTGAAGAACGGTGCAAACAGCAACCCTCAGACTAAAGGAGGAGCAACCCCGCTGCACAGGGCTGCCTACTGCGGCCACCTCCCCGTGGTCAAGCTGTTACTGTCCTATGGAGCCACCCCTGCGATCACAGACGACGATGGCGCGACCCCCTTACACAAG GCTGCGGAAATGGGTCACCAGGACGTGTGTGATGTTTTGCTTCAGCAGAATCCAGCCTTGAGGATTGTAAAAGACAGACGATTCAGAGCACCTCACGATCTGGTGACGGACCATCCAACTTTAAAGCAGCACCTGCAGTCCGAGATGCCAACGTGA